The bacterium genomic sequence CGTTATTATCTGTATCCAAGTATGGAATAATTACGGTAAGTGGCTTTGAAAAAGAGGCTATCTTATTATAACTACTATCTTTAATCGTAAAATTTAAAATACTGCCATTTATGATAGGATACTCAAAATATTGATTAGCTTCTAAGGCTTTATTATCTGCTAAGGCTTGGTAAATATCTATAAAAAAACCACTGGGGAGTGTGCTGGCGGGAATGTTGATCTTTCCATATTCATTCTTAAAAGTAACTTCATTATTATTAGATAAACTCCTATTTAAGTATATAAAATTAGATGAATCAGAGACCGACCCACTTTCTTCTGCTACTTGAAAACCATTTCCACCTGGGCTTAATATGACTTGACTAAAGGTAAAGTCACCATTCCCATCTGACAAAGTAGTAGCTATCTTTTTACCAGCTTTAAAGAGGGTAATGATGGTATTAACCTTAGCTTTTCCAGAAATAGGGATAAGATTTTCAGAAGCAAAAGAAGTATTAGAAGATGGAGAAATAATGGAAGGAGGATTAGTCGTTTTATATTCTTGGCTTTGAGAATGATCAAATATATAGATGGGACTATCATTATTTAAAGTAACTTCCACATAGCCATTAACTGGAGATAGGGTTCCTAAAGGACTACCATCTCGGCTTTGATACGAGATAGAGGTAGTAGAATTTACTAAGGCTTTAATTTTTTCACTACCTGGAGTTGTCTTCCAGGCTACTATTATTCGAGAATTATTAGAGAGGTTTTCGGTAGCCTTTCGATCTACAAAGACTACCGCGTACTTATTTTCACCTAAGAGTAAAAACTCACTGGCCAGCTTATTACCTAAGGTAGTAGCCATGGTCTTATAGGCATAGTAAGATGCTCTAATGCCTCCTTCGTAGGTAAGAAGACCTGTATGGGAAGGATTATCTTGTTGGTATTCCTCGCCTAAAGGATAGTCATCGCGAAGGACAAAGTAATGAATTCTGTCAACTAATCCGGTAGATAAAGCTAAAACGTGAAATCTGACGATATAATCTGCTTGAGTATCTTCATTTACCCAAGAATTATCGGCTCTGCAGATCACATCTCTGGCTACAGAATAACCTTGTTCAGTAAGATAGATCCTTCTTTCAGTAGTATTATATTTGACTGCTTCTGCATAATAATCAAAGATAGCTCTAGTTAAGTTTCTTCCCCCAAGTTTTATTTCATTAGCTTCTTCCGGGGCTAATGTTTTGTCATTGTTAGCTATGGAATTAATGTTAGGATATAAATGGAGGGAGACTCCATTAAGAAGATCTTTTCCTAAGCCAGGTATAGAGTCATAACCATTTTCAAGATGATAAAAGAAGGGGTGTTCTTTATACGGCACATCGGGATTTTTGGGGTATTCAAAAGGACCTGCATCTCCAATGGCCATGATGATAGGATTAGAAAATTCTTCTTTAATTCCCTGGCTGGCATACTTGATAATTTTTATTACTTTTGGAAAGATTTTAGTGTAATCTGAGCCAGCCCATTGACTACAAGCCCCTTCTCCCTCAGGATAAATTTCAAAATTTGAAACTTTATCTTTATATCGAGCTGCTAAATCTCTTACCCAATTCTGCCAAGCTCCAAATTTATCATCCTTAGGTGGATATTCTTTTTTATAGGTATCATCTCTCTTTTCAGCAATCCACTCGGGAAAACCAGCTACATAAAAGTGAATATTGAGATTATTAGCTATAGCTTTATTTACTCGATCATCTAAGTAAGTCCAATCACAAGCTCCTGTTTCACTCTTTTGGATCTCTGTCCATAAAGCAGCGATGCTAATCCACTTAAAACCAGCTTCTTCAGCTTTTTCATAATCAAAACTATCAACTGGTTTCATCTTATATTCATCAGAATAGACGGCCCAAGGATAAGTAGTAAAATCTTGACTACCGAGTAAAAAAGAGGTTCTAAAGATTAATAAGATCAAGACAAAGATTAATTTATTCATCTTTTTAAATTTTTTCAGCAAAAGCTCGTGAATTCTTATTAGGATATAAGAAAGCAGAAGCATCATTCTTCCAGGAAAAACAGTTGGGACATAATTTGCTAATACCTTCTCGGTAATATCTATCTCGAAGTTTGTAATATTTTTCATTATTCCAGATCTTGGCCAGCTGATCATTCTCTAAACTTCCAAGAATAAATCGTTCTTGAGGACAAGATAAGATAAAACCATCCCAAGTAATAGTTAGAGAAGAAAATATATGCTGGCAAGTCTCTATGGATTCTTTTAAGTTAAATTGTAACAATTCTAAGCCATATGAGCAAACTCTTTTCCTAAAATCTTCCATCAGATGTTGACATTCTTCTTGATGAAGCCAGGAGCTTTCATCTTGAAGTCTTGGATCCTGGACTACTATATTAGCTAGTTCAATCTTATTTATCCCCATATCTTTAGCTAAATCGACCACCTCCAAGAGTTCAGGAAACATAGATTTCATTACGACTAGAGCTAAGGATATCTTAGGTTTATTGCTGCCTAAAGATTTCTTAAGCTCATTAAGTTTCTTAATATTTTCTACAATAGGAGCCATAGAGATTCCTCTGATGTATTGGTAAGTTTCTTCTCTTGCTCCTCCAAAAGAGATACAAACTTCATCAGCGCCCATTAAGATTAATTCTTTGGAAATTTCTGG encodes the following:
- a CDS encoding radical SAM protein; protein product: MRYTNFNSFLNKQINKLELRLRRRKLYAYPKAIYLEPTTKCNSNCVMCNRQLIRKEEVLKGGFLSWDIFNKTRPFLSMAEVVLFGGFGEPLLHSDFIPMAKEIKKYHPYLYFYTNGLLLTPEISKELILMGADEVCISFGGAREETYQYIRGISMAPIVENIKKLNELKKSLGSNKPKISLALVVMKSMFPELLEVVDLAKDMGINKIELANIVVQDPRLQDESSWLHQEECQHLMEDFRKRVCSYGLELLQFNLKESIETCQHIFSSLTITWDGFILSCPQERFILGSLENDQLAKIWNNEKYYKLRDRYYREGISKLCPNCFSWKNDASAFLYPNKNSRAFAEKI